A genomic region of Bombus fervidus isolate BK054 chromosome 17, iyBomFerv1, whole genome shotgun sequence contains the following coding sequences:
- the Apkc gene encoding protein kinase C iota type isoform X4 — MTTLCVMHDLLFPNVPPAPGMPCQGEDRSIYRRGARRWRKLYRVNGHIFQAKRFNRRAFCAFCQDRIWGLGRQGFKCIQCKLLVHKKCHKVVRKPCLSVQQQQQQQMPSTESQTIDRNGDQQQLDSVQCSPVAHLEDEIPESPIIEEHSRNRTGSEEREELPLDTLNDADNSNDMQRQYSLNDFELIRVIGRGSYAKVLMVELKRTKRIYAMKVIKKALVTDDEDIDWVQTEKHVFETASNHPFLVGLHSCFQTPSRLFFVIEFVRGGDLMFHMQRQRRLPEEHARFYAAEISLALNFLHEKGIIYRDLKLDNVLLDHEGHVKLTDYGMCKEGVREGDTTATFCGTPNYIAPEILRGEDYSFSVDWWALGVLLYEMLAGRSPFDIAGASENPDQNTEDYLFQVILQKTIRIPRSLSVKAASVLKGFLCKDPNERLGCGKRPTAFLDIVAHPFFKAIDWEMLEQKQVTPPYKPRLDSDRDLANFPPEFTDEPVHLTPDDPRVIDKIDQSEFEGFEYVNPLLMSLEDCV; from the exons GAAGCATCTACAGACGCGGCGCTCGTAGATGGAGGAAGCTGTACCGAGTGAATGGTCATATATTTCAGGCGAAACGTTTCAATCGG CGAGCGTTTTGCGCGTTCTGCCAGGATCGGATTTGGGGGCTAGGTCGGCAGGGGTTCAAATGTATTCAGTGCAAGCTACTGGTGCACAAGAAATGTCACAAGGTGGTCCGCAAACCATGCTTGAGTgtgcaacagcaacaacaacagcagatGCCAAGCACCGAATCACAGACGATCGACAGAAACGGCGATCAACAACAGCTTGATTCTGTTCAATGCAGCCCAGTAGCTCATCTAGAGGATGAGATACCAGAGTCGCCAATTATTGAGGAGCATTCACGCAATC gaaCTGGAAGTGAAGAAAGGGAGGAATTGCCGTTGGATACATTAAATGATGCTGATAATTCAAATGATATGCAGAGGCAATACTCGTTAAATGATTTCGAACTGATTAGGGTAATCGGTCGTGGTTCCTATGCGAAAGTTTTGATGGTAGAATTGAAGCGTACAAAGAGGATTTACGCGATGAAAGTAATTAAGAAGGCCTTAGTAACTGATGACGAGGACATCGATTGGGTGCAAACGGAAAAACACGTGTTTGAAACCGCCTCGAATCATCCGTTCCTTGTGGGACTTCACTCCTGTTTTCAGACACCCTCTCGTCTGTTCTTCGTGATCGAGTTCGTACGCGGTGGTGATCTGATGTTCCATATGCAACGACAACGCCGTCTTCCGGAAGAACATGCTCGATTTTATGCAGCTGAAATTAGTCTGGCTTTGAACTTTTTGCACGAAAAAG GTATCATATACAGAGATTTAAAGTTAGACAACGTACTACTTGATCACGAAGGACACGTGAAATTAACTGATTACGGAATGTGCAAGGAAGGCGTTAGAGAGGGTGATACAACCGCTACGTTCTGTGGCACTCCGAATTATATAGCGCCTGAAATATTGCGGGGTGAAGATTACAGTTTCTCTGTAGATTGGTGGGCACTTGGTGTACTTCTGTATGAAATGCTTGCAGGTCGCAGCCCATTTGATATCGCGGGCGCGTCGGAAAATCCAGACCAAAATACCGAAGATTATCTATTCCAAGTTATTTTGCAGAAAACAATTCGTATACCAAGATCGTTATCGGTCAAAGCAGCATCTGTGCTTAAAGGTTTCCTTTGCAAAGATCCAAACGAAAGATTAGGTTGTGGTAAAAGGCCAACTGCTTTCCTTGATATTGTTGCTCATCCCTTCTTCAAAGCAATAGATTGGGAAATG ttGGAGCAGAAACAAGTAACACCGCCTTATAAACCAAGATTAGATTCTGATCGTGACCTAGCAAACTTCCCACCAGAATTTACAGATGAACCAGTTCATTTAACACCGGATGATCC GAGAGTGATCGACAAGATCGATCAAAGTGAATTCGAAGGCTTTGAGTATGTGAATCCATTACTTATGTCTTTAGAAGACTGCGTGTGA